Within the Micrococcales bacterium genome, the region CACCGAACCGTGGGAGATCACTCGGCCCGGCCACGTCTTCCCGCTACGGGCGGTCCCCGGCGGGGTCCTGCAGCGGGCCGGTCACACCGAGGCTGCTGTCGACCTGGCCAGTCTCGCGGGCCTGTCGCCGGCCGGGGCGATCTGCGAACTGGTCAACGACGACGGCTCCATGATGCGTGCGCCGCAGTGCCGCGAGTTCGCCGACGAGCATGACCTGCTCATGGTCTCTATCGCCGATCTGATCGCCCACATCCGGCGTGCACGCAAGCAGATCGAGCGGGTCGCGGAGACGGTCATCCCCACTGAGATCGCCGAGTTCCGGGCGATCGGGTACCGCAGCCTCATCGAGCCGACCGAGCACCTGGCCCTGGTGCTCGGCGACATCGGCGACGGGGAGGACATCCTGGTGCGAGTGCATTCCGAGTGCCTCACCGGCGATGTCTTCGGATCCCTGCGGTGTGACTGCGGTCCGCAACTGGACGCCGCGCTGCGGGCCGTCGCAGCCGAGGGCCGCGGCATCGTCTTGTACGTCAAGGGTCATGAGGGGCGCGGCATCGGCCTGCTGAACAAGCTGCAGGCCTACCAACTGCAGGACAGCGGTGCAGACACGGTGGAGGCCAATCTCGCCCTGGGACTGCCTGCCGATGCCCGCGACTACGGCACGGGGGCGCAGATCCTGGCCGATCTCGGGGTGCAGTCCATGCGCCTGCTGACGAACAACCCGGCCAAGCGCGCGGGCCTCGACGGCTTCGGGATCGTCATCACGGAGCGCGTGCCGCTGGCGATCGAATCGAACCCGTGGAACGAGCGGTACCTGTCGACGAAGGCCACGCTGATGGGCCATGAGTACGAGGAGAGCCATGAGCGGTGATGGGCGGGCTGGAGAGCACCAGGTGCGCGCAGATGGCGTGCGGGTGGCGGTGGTCGCCGCGAGTTGGCACGAGCAGGTCATGGACGGACTGCTGACGGGGGCACGCAAGTACCTGGCCGAGGTGGGTGCGCAGGTCGACGAGCACCGCGTACCGGGCTCCTTCGAGATCCCGGTGGTGGCGGCCCGTTTGGCCGGTACCCACGATGTGGTGGTCGCCCTGGGCGTCATCATCCGCGGGGGGACGCCGCATTTCGAGTACGTCTGCTCCGCCGTGACCGACGGCCTGGGCCGGGTCGCCCTCGACAGCGGGACACCGGTCGGCTTCGGCATCCTCACCTGCGACACCGCCGAACAGGCACTCGACCGCTCGGGGGGTCCGGGTGCCAGCGAGGACAAGGGCAGGGAGGCAGCGGCGGCTGCGATCCAGACCTGGCAGGTGTTGCAGGGGATCCCGCAGGGGTAGGCGCCGATCTCCCCCTTTCGACCGCCCTTGCCCGGAATCCGCGGGTATACGCTGGTTTTACAGGCCACCGGGTCGGTTGGCCACCGGTCGTGCTGGCGTATCTGAGGACACGCCGGTGACCACCCGGTGAAAGGGAGGATTGGTCATGACAACCAAACGCATGGTCGCGGCAGTCGGCGTCGTCGGAATGTCCGCGGCAGTGCTGGTCGGCGCACCGGCACAGGCGGGATCCACATGGGGCAGCCCGCAAGAAGTGAGTTCCAAGTTCGGACGGGCACTGACCGTGTCCGACGGCGGCCGGGTGGCCGCCTGGATCCGGACGAACAAGACCAGTTGGTACTCGTCGGGACCGGTCCGCACCGCGTGGTACAAGAGCGCGAAGAAGGGCTGGACACCGTCGGCTGCCATCCCCGGCACCACGGAGAGCACCAACGTCCAGCTGAGCAGCAACGGCAACCGGGCGCTCATCGAGTCGGGTACCACCGGCTACCTCATGGCGGTCCGCGACACGTCGAACACGTGGCTGACGGCGGTGAGCATCGTGTCCGGGACGAACCTCGGGAACGGCGTGATGTCCGGCAACGGCACGTCCCTGGTCTACATCGAGCGTGGCCCGGACGCCTATCCGTCGCCGCCCGGGAAGGTCTACTACGTCTCCCAGAACGCCGACGGCACATGGCCGGCGCCCACACAGATCGGTCAGGCCAACCCTGACGCGCTGTACGGCATCAACAACGAGCTCGCCTACTCCAAGGACGGCTCGACGATCGCGTGGGTGGACGAGACGTATGCCCTCAAGTCGATCACGCGCAATGACGACGGTTCTTGGTCGGCGCCCAGCTTGCTCAAGCAGTACGGCAGCGATCCCGACCTGCGCATCCTGAAGCTGTCCGCGAACGGCACGCGGGTCATGTGGGTGCGCGGCGATTCCGACGGGATCCTGACTTCGACGCGCACCGGGACCACGTGGGCGCCGGCGTCGAACGTCACCGTGGACGAGACGTACTCCGCGGCGATGTCCCCGAACGGTGTGAACATGGCGTGGGGCAACACCGACGGCCAGATGCTGGTCAGCCGCTACAACGGCACCAAGTGGGTCAAGCCCAAGGTGCTTGGCTCGGTCGGCTACTACCCGACGATCACGCTCACGGACAAGACCCTGGCGTGGACGTCCAACGAATCCAAGGGCTCTGCGCTGCGCACAGTCATCTGGAAGGGCGGCAAGTGGCAGTCGACCGTCAAGCACTCGTCGACCGGCTTCAGCCCGGCGGTGTCCTACGACGGGATGACGCTGGCCTGGGCCTCCACCGGGAACAAGCGGATCTACAGCGTCAAGCGGTAGGTCCCGGCGCGAAACGGCCGGGCTTGGCTGGTGATCCGCCAAGCCCGGCCACCGCTTTGCCGGTCGTGCAACCGCCCTGCGGAGCCCGCCTCTCACCCTGACTACCCTGAAAGACGTGAAATCCTTCGATGACCTCTGGGACGAACTGTCCCGGAAGGTCGCCATGAACGACCCCGCATCCGGAACCGTGCGTCTCGTGCAGTCCGGTGTCCACGAGGTGGGCAAGAAGCTCGTCGAGGAGGCGGCAGAGGCGTGGATGGCTGCCGAACACGAATCCGCCGAGCGTGCCGCGGAGGAGTTGAGCCAGGTGATCTACCACGTGCAGGCCATGATGCTTGCGCTCGGTGTCACCCGTGAACAGGTCGGGCGGTACCTGTGACGATCAAGGTCGCCATCCCCAACAAGGGCCAGCTCAGCGAGCCGGCCCGCCAGATGCTGCGCGAGGCCGGCTACCTGCGCTCTGCCGGCGCGCGGGAACTCATGGTGCACGACCCAGACAACGACGTCGACTTCTTCTTCCTGCGGCCGAAAGACATCGCCACCTACGTTGGTAAGGGCACGCTGGACCTCGGGATCACCGGACGTGACATGCTCGTCGATTCCGGTGCCCCCGTCGCCGAGGTCATCGAGCTCGGTTTCGGTCACTCGACCTTCCGGCTGGCGGCGCCGGCCGGAACCACGACGATTGCCGGCACACGCATCGCCACGTCCTACCCGGGGCTGCTACGCGACTGGCTCGAGCGGTCGGGCACAGAGGCCACGGTGGTCAAGCTCGACGGCGCGGTGGAGAACGCCGTGGGTCTCGGCGTCGCCGATGCGGTGGCAGACGACGTCGACACCGGGAACACGTTGCGGCAGGCAGGGCTGGTGGTGCTCGGGGAACCCCTGTTGAGCAGCCAGGCGCTGCTCGTGCGACCGGCGCACAAGGACAGCAACGCGGCCCAGGAGACGTTCGTCCGACGGATGCAGGGAGTGATCGTCGCCCGGGCTTACGTCATGGTCGAGTACGACATCGAGGAGCGACTGGTGGAGGCAGCGGCTGCGATCACACCGGGGCTGGAATCGCCCACCGTCTCGCCGCTGAAGGAATCGGGCTGGGTGGCGGTGCGGGCCATGGTCGAGCGGGCGACGGTCCATCAGGTGATGGACGAGTTGTTCGAACTCGGCGGTCGAGCCATCCTCGTCACCGACATCCACGCGTGCCGCCTATGACCTCCCTGACCGAGACCCTGGCGGCGCTGCTCGACCCAGGTTCCGCCGAACCTCTACCCGTGCCACTGCGGCCGGTGCAGGGGGAGTATGCCGCCAGCCTGGAGCGCGCCGCGGACCGCAGCGGCACCGACGAAGCGGTGCAGGTCATGTTCGCCACCATCGACGGGCACCGGGTGGTCGTGATCGGGGGCGACTTCGGCTTCCTCGCCGGTTCGGTCGGTCAGTCCGCGGCGGATCGGGTGGTTGCCGGCTACCAGGCCGCGACAGCCGAGTCGCTGCCTGTGGTCACCCTGCCAACGTCCGGCGGCACCCGGATGCAGGAGGGTACCGCCGCCTTCTTCCGCATGACCGACATCGCCTGGGCCGCCCAGCAGCATCGGGCCACCGGCGCGGTCCGGATCGGCTGGTTGCGCAACCCGACGACCGGTGGGGTCATGGCCACGTGGGGCTCCTACGCCGACATCACGGCTGCGGAACCGGGGGCGCTGCTCGGCTTCCTGGGTCCGCGGGTGTACGAGGCGCTGTACGACCGGGCGTTCCCGCCGGTGCAGAACGCTGAGAACCTCGCCCGCGTCGGCGTCATCGACGAGGTCGTCCCGCTGGCGCAGGTGCGGGAATGGGCTGCGCGCATCCTCGCGGTCACCGAGGGCGCCGATCGCCCCGAACCGGTGTCACCCGCGGCCGAGCCGAAGCCCGTCGATGCCTGGACAGCCATCACCCGAACGCGGCGGCCGGACCGCCCGGGCCCGTTGGCCGTGCTGGATCTGCTCACCGACCGCACGGATCTGCGGGGCACTGGTCGCGGCGAGGCGGGAAGCGGTGTGCAGGTGAGCCTGGGCCGGTTGCGGGGCCGCCGGGTCCTGGTGGTCGCGCAGACGCGCCAGCAGGTCAGCCCGCAGGATCTACGGGTGGCCCAGCGCGGACTGGCGCTGGCGGACCGGTGGGGATTGCCGGTGGTGACGTTGGTTGACACCCCCGGCGGCGAACTGTCCGCGGCGGCCGAGGAGTCCGCGATGGCCGGAGAGATCGCCCGCACGTTGGAGGCGATGGCCGGCCTGCGGGTTCCCAGCGTGTCCTGCATCATGGGCCAGGGCTGCGGCGGGGCCGCCCTGGCGTTGGTGCCCGCTGGATTCATCATCTGCATGGAGCACGGGTGGGTGTCGCCCCTGCCGCCGGAGGGGGCATCGGTGATCAGTCATCGCACCCCCGACAAGGCCGCGGACATGGCCCGGGCGCAAGGCGTGGGGGCCTTGGCGCTGCTCGACGCCGACGTCGTCGACCTCGTCGTCGGCGAGGGTGATGATGTCGCGGCTGCAGTGGCGGACGTGGTGGCCGGGGCCCTGGACCGATGACGGACTTCGAGGGTGCCGACGTGCTGGTGACCCGCTTCCAGGGGGACACCGGGCTAGCCGACGTCCGCCTGCGGGAGTTGCTCGGCGACCCGGAGACCTACGCTGCGCAGCGCGAACTCGTCGACCGGCTCGTGGCCGGGCGCCTGCTGATCCCGGTGGTGGCGAACCTCGACGAGAAGGACGCCGACGGGGCCGACAAGCACAGCCACATGGCAACCGTGACCATCACCGATCCGCAGGGGCACAAAGCGCTGGTCTGTTTCACCGGGGTCGATTCGGTCGCGCTGTGGCGGCCCGATGCCCGGCCCATTCCCGTCGCGGGAGTGGAGGCCGCACAAGCCGCCTTGCAGGAGGAGTGCGATGCGTTGCTCATCGATATCGCCGGACCCACGCGGTACGCGTTGAGCGGTACCGGCCTGTGGGCTCTCGCTGCCGGGGGGCCCTGGCGACACCCGCTCGAGGAGCCCGAGGTGCTGGCCCTGTTGGACGCTGCTCTTGCCAATAGCGGTCTGGCGGGTCACTTCGAGCCGGACCCGGCAACCGTCGACGGAGTCGCTCTGGTGCTGGACACTGCCGACATGCCGAAGGTGCAGGGACTGGCCGACGTGCTCAGCCGCACACCGGCGGTCCAGGCCCGGGTCAGTTCGCTGGAGGTGCGACTGGACCGGTGAGTTTCTCGCCGGGACCCTGTCCTGGGGCGTCCGGGACGAGTGACGCCTCCCGGAAGGCCAACTGCAGCGACTTCAGCCCGTCGCGCAGGGGCCGGGCGTGGAACGTGCCGACGTAAGGGGCCGCAGCGGTCACCAGTCCGGCCAGTGCCTCGATCAGGGTGCGGGCCTCGTCCAGATCGAGTTCGTCCGGGTCCTCGCCGAGTCCGCACTTGACCGCGGCGGCGGTCATGAGGTGGACCGCCACGGTGGAGACCACTTCGACGGCGGGGACGTCGGCGATGTCGCGCTCTGCGGCTGCGGGGTCCATGGCGTTCAGGATGTCATGGGGGTCCCGGGGTGCCGTGGGCACGGCTGAGCAAGTGCGCTGCGGCTGCCGGCCAACGCTTCGTCGTCTACGCTGCGGGAGTGCTCGCTGACCGTGTGGTGGAGGGGCTGCTTGGACTGTTCGGCGCGGAGCCCGACGTGCGGGTGCCCGACGACAAGGGTCAGCCGTGGCTCACGGTCAAGTACGGCGACGACCCCGACGAGGTGTTCGGTGTCGTCCGCGCGCGGGTGGCGGATCGCAGCGTCATCGTCAAGGTGAATCCGCCGCGGGGCATCGGGCAAACCTTGATCCCGTGGATCATCTCCGAGCAGGGGATCGCTCTGCCCGCGCCCTACGACAGCTTCCCGGCCGCCGCCGAGACGAGCCACACCGGGGAACGCGAACCCGCGGTGTACGCACTCAGCGCGTGTGCCGATGTGCGGCCGGCGTTGCTGGGTTCATTCGACGCTGAGGGGCAGACCGCGCTCGTCCTCGAGGACCTGGGGCAGATCTCCGGGCTGGATGCCAGCGGTGCGATCGAGCGCTGGCCGACCGAACGCATAGAACGGGCCCTGCAGGCCGCCGCGGGCTTCCACGCAGCGACCGCGGGCCGGGACTTCCCCTGGACCGTGCGCCGACCCAGCACGTCGACCGCTGTGGTGGACGCCCCCCTGTGGGCGGCGTTGCTACAGGACGCCGCGGCGCGTTCCCCCGACCTCATCACCCCCGAGGTGCTGGCGGCGCGGTCGGCCACCATCGACACGATCGAGCAGTGGCACCCGGCCAAGGACGCCATGCCGGGGTGCCTGGTCCACAACGACTTCAACCAGCGCAACGTCGGCTTCCGGGACTCCGGTGAGGTGGTGGTGCTCGACTGGGAACTGGCCAGGGTGAACACCCCGCAGCGTGACGTGGCGGAGTTGCTCACCTTCACCCTCGACGCGCACACCCCGCCCGAGGAGGTGCTGCACCTGCTGGCGGTGCATTGGCAGGCACTGGCCGACAACGGTCTGTCTGTGGATCCGGACCTCTACGCCCAGGCCGCGGCCGCGGAGTTCCGGGTCCAGTCGGTTGACCGGATCGGCATGCAACTGATCTTCGGCGCGGCCTTCGATCTGCCCTACCTGGCACGGATCAACCGCACCGTGGACCACCTGGTGGCGTTGACTGCGGGCTAGGGCTCCCGCGGCGTCCACACCACGCTGACCACCGACGACTTCGCCAGGACCCTGCCCGTCTTGGCCACGACCAGCGCCCGGTACCTGCCCACACCCGGTTGGTAGCCCTCAATGTCGTCCTCGACGCGCCCGGAGGGCCCGAGCCGGAACGAGTCGATGCCACGCCAGGCCGCGATGCCCTTCACCTGGATGCGGACCCGCGTGCCTTTGGCCTTGGCTGCGGGTGTGACGGTGATCGTGTAGGGCACGTCCGCGCCGACCGGGGCGGTGCTCTTGGCGATGCTCAGGGTGGGCTTCAGGTCCGCACCCATGGCCGGGGCTGCGGTGAGGATGCCCAGTACTGCGAGGGTGCCGGTGATAGCCGTTCTCATGGTGGCCTCCGCCTCCCAGTCTGCCCCGCACGCGGGCGCCGTCGCGCGTGTTGCCCGGTGGGGTCGAAGATGGGGGTGTGAACTCAACCCCTTGGCGGGCGATGGTGGACGAGGTGCTGCGAGGCAACCCCAGATTGCCGGCCACCACCCGCGCCGCCCTCAGTGTCCTCATCGACATCGATGCCGAGGTCGACAAACGCGGCGCGCCCTATCCGCAATCGCTGGCTTATCTGATGGCCATGTGCCAGCAGGCCGATCCCACGCTCGCCGATCTGGCGCAGCCGCCGCCGGGGGAGCACTCCGTGATCGAGCTGCTGAAGGCGTTCGCCGAGGATGGCCAGCCGGACTGGTCGGCGCTGGGCCGGGTCGCTGCCGGTTGGCTGGCGGACCTCGTCGGGTGACTGCCTGCTACGCTGTGTGAGTCGAAACCTCGACACCTGTGCAAGCGGAACCTGGCGTTCCCACCTCCCGGATTCGACGTCCGGTGGTCCTACGGGTGCCTGATCACATCAGGCGCGCCTTCCGTTTGCCAACCGCAACGAAGGAGGCGCCTCATCAGCGAAGAACCACGCGTCAACGACCGTATCCGGGTCCCGGAGGTCCGTTTGGTCGGACCCAACGGTGAGCAGGTCGGCATCGTCAGAGTGGAGGACGCGCTGCGACTGGCAGCGGAGTCCGACCTGGACCTGGTGGAAGTGGCCCCGATGGCCAAGCCGCCGGTGTGCAAGCTGATGGACTACGGCAAGTTCAAGTACGAGGCGGCGCTCAAGGCGCGCGAATCGCGCAAGAACCAGGCACACACGGTCATCAAGGAGATGAAACTCCGCCCGAAGATCGACAAGCACGACTATGAGACCAAGAAGGGTCACGTAGAGCGTTTCCTCGGTCAGGGCGACAAGGTCAAGGTGACCATCATGTTCCGGGGCCGGGAGCAGTCCCGTCCGGAGCTGGGGTTCCGTCTCCTGAGCCGCTTGGCGCAGGACGTTGAATCGTTGGGATTCGTGGAAGCGTCGCCGAAGCAGGACGGCCGCAACATGATCATGGTCCTCGCACCGCACCGGAAGAAGACCGGCAAGGGCGAGCAGGCCTGAGGACATTAGGAGAGACATGCCGAAGATGAAGACCCACAGCGGCGCCAAGAAGCGCATGCGTAAGACGGGTAAGGGCAAGATCATGCGGGAGCAGGCGAACAACCAGCACATGTACGAGCAGAAGAGTTCGCGCCGCAAGCGCCGCCTGCGCCGTGACCAGGTGCTGAGCCCGGGTGACACCAAGATCGCCAAGCGCCTTCTGGGCGAGCGCTGAGGAGGACTGACAGATGGCACGTGTGAAGCGCGCGGTCAACGCGCAGAAGAAGCGTCGCACCACGCTTGAGAAGGCCAGTGGCTACCGTGGGCAGCGCTCCCGGCTGTACCGCAAAGCCAAGGAGCAACTGCTCCACTCCGGGGTGTACGCCTACGACCACCGCAAGGACCGCAAGGGCGACTTCCGTCGCCTGTGGATCCAGCGGATCAACGCCGCGGCCCGCGCGAACGGGATGACCTACAACCGGTTCATCCAGGGACTGCGCCTGGCGGGCGTCGAGGTCGACCGTCGCATGCTCGCCGAACTCGCGGTGAACGACGAGAAGACCTTCGCGGCGCTGGTGGAGACTGCCAAGGCGGCTCTGCCCTCCGCAGCCTGACATGACTTCGAACGGCCCCACCTCGGTCAAGTCCGACCGGGTCGGGGCCGTTCGGCGTCTGGCCAACCGGAGGTTCCGCGAGCAGGTCGGCAGGTTCCTCGTCGAGGGCCCGCAGGGCGTTCTGGAGGCCGTGCGGCATCAACCGGAGTGCGTGGACGAGGTCTTCGTCGTGGCGGGGCATGCGCTCGCAGTCGACGGTGTGAAGGTCA harbors:
- a CDS encoding phosphotransferase, which gives rise to MLADRVVEGLLGLFGAEPDVRVPDDKGQPWLTVKYGDDPDEVFGVVRARVADRSVIVKVNPPRGIGQTLIPWIISEQGIALPAPYDSFPAAAETSHTGEREPAVYALSACADVRPALLGSFDAEGQTALVLEDLGQISGLDASGAIERWPTERIERALQAAAGFHAATAGRDFPWTVRRPSTSTAVVDAPLWAALLQDAAARSPDLITPEVLAARSATIDTIEQWHPAKDAMPGCLVHNDFNQRNVGFRDSGEVVVLDWELARVNTPQRDVAELLTFTLDAHTPPEEVLHLLAVHWQALADNGLSVDPDLYAQAAAAEFRVQSVDRIGMQLIFGAAFDLPYLARINRTVDHLVALTAG
- the rpmI gene encoding 50S ribosomal protein L35, which translates into the protein MPKMKTHSGAKKRMRKTGKGKIMREQANNQHMYEQKSSRRKRRLRRDQVLSPGDTKIAKRLLGER
- a CDS encoding phosphoribosyl-ATP diphosphatase encodes the protein MKSFDDLWDELSRKVAMNDPASGTVRLVQSGVHEVGKKLVEEAAEAWMAAEHESAERAAEELSQVIYHVQAMMLALGVTREQVGRYL
- a CDS encoding SseB family protein; its protein translation is MTDFEGADVLVTRFQGDTGLADVRLRELLGDPETYAAQRELVDRLVAGRLLIPVVANLDEKDADGADKHSHMATVTITDPQGHKALVCFTGVDSVALWRPDARPIPVAGVEAAQAALQEECDALLIDIAGPTRYALSGTGLWALAAGGPWRHPLEEPEVLALLDAALANSGLAGHFEPDPATVDGVALVLDTADMPKVQGLADVLSRTPAVQARVSSLEVRLDR
- a CDS encoding ATP phosphoribosyltransferase → MTIKVAIPNKGQLSEPARQMLREAGYLRSAGARELMVHDPDNDVDFFFLRPKDIATYVGKGTLDLGITGRDMLVDSGAPVAEVIELGFGHSTFRLAAPAGTTTIAGTRIATSYPGLLRDWLERSGTEATVVKLDGAVENAVGLGVADAVADDVDTGNTLRQAGLVVLGEPLLSSQALLVRPAHKDSNAAQETFVRRMQGVIVARAYVMVEYDIEERLVEAAAAITPGLESPTVSPLKESGWVAVRAMVERATVHQVMDELFELGGRAILVTDIHACRL
- a CDS encoding 6,7-dimethyl-8-ribityllumazine synthase, whose product is MSGDGRAGEHQVRADGVRVAVVAASWHEQVMDGLLTGARKYLAEVGAQVDEHRVPGSFEIPVVAARLAGTHDVVVALGVIIRGGTPHFEYVCSAVTDGLGRVALDSGTPVGFGILTCDTAEQALDRSGGPGASEDKGREAAAAAIQTWQVLQGIPQG
- the rplT gene encoding 50S ribosomal protein L20 encodes the protein MARVKRAVNAQKKRRTTLEKASGYRGQRSRLYRKAKEQLLHSGVYAYDHRKDRKGDFRRLWIQRINAAARANGMTYNRFIQGLRLAGVEVDRRMLAELAVNDEKTFAALVETAKAALPSAA
- a CDS encoding acetyl-CoA carboxyl transferase gives rise to the protein MTSLTETLAALLDPGSAEPLPVPLRPVQGEYAASLERAADRSGTDEAVQVMFATIDGHRVVVIGGDFGFLAGSVGQSAADRVVAGYQAATAESLPVVTLPTSGGTRMQEGTAAFFRMTDIAWAAQQHRATGAVRIGWLRNPTTGGVMATWGSYADITAAEPGALLGFLGPRVYEALYDRAFPPVQNAENLARVGVIDEVVPLAQVREWAARILAVTEGADRPEPVSPAAEPKPVDAWTAITRTRRPDRPGPLAVLDLLTDRTDLRGTGRGEAGSGVQVSLGRLRGRRVLVVAQTRQQVSPQDLRVAQRGLALADRWGLPVVTLVDTPGGELSAAAEESAMAGEIARTLEAMAGLRVPSVSCIMGQGCGGAALALVPAGFIICMEHGWVSPLPPEGASVISHRTPDKAADMARAQGVGALALLDADVVDLVVGEGDDVAAAVADVVAGALDR
- a CDS encoding translation initiation factor IF-3, whose translation is MTSGAPSVCQPQRRRRLISEEPRVNDRIRVPEVRLVGPNGEQVGIVRVEDALRLAAESDLDLVEVAPMAKPPVCKLMDYGKFKYEAALKARESRKNQAHTVIKEMKLRPKIDKHDYETKKGHVERFLGQGDKVKVTIMFRGREQSRPELGFRLLSRLAQDVESLGFVEASPKQDGRNMIMVLAPHRKKTGKGEQA
- a CDS encoding DUF1844 domain-containing protein; translation: MDPAAAERDIADVPAVEVVSTVAVHLMTAAAVKCGLGEDPDELDLDEARTLIEALAGLVTAAAPYVGTFHARPLRDGLKSLQLAFREASLVPDAPGQGPGEKLTGPVAPPAN
- a CDS encoding bifunctional 3,4-dihydroxy-2-butanone-4-phosphate synthase/GTP cyclohydrolase II, which encodes MRFDSIPDAVEAIRDGRAVVVVDDEDRENEGDLVFAASKATPELVGFMIRHTSGVVCVPMRGEDLDRLHLPPMTMVNEDRKGTAYSVSVDARDGISTGISAADRARTIRTLVDSATEPWEITRPGHVFPLRAVPGGVLQRAGHTEAAVDLASLAGLSPAGAICELVNDDGSMMRAPQCREFADEHDLLMVSIADLIAHIRRARKQIERVAETVIPTEIAEFRAIGYRSLIEPTEHLALVLGDIGDGEDILVRVHSECLTGDVFGSLRCDCGPQLDAALRAVAAEGRGIVLYVKGHEGRGIGLLNKLQAYQLQDSGADTVEANLALGLPADARDYGTGAQILADLGVQSMRLLTNNPAKRAGLDGFGIVITERVPLAIESNPWNERYLSTKATLMGHEYEESHER